Proteins from a genomic interval of Papaver somniferum cultivar HN1 chromosome 4, ASM357369v1, whole genome shotgun sequence:
- the LOC113272308 gene encoding cytochrome P450 71A9-like, which yields MILKNYLFFQDQLLTTKTFCLVILLFVLITLPLLVLLRRKNGGRDQGGWRLPPGPNRLPLIGNLHQLGDMTSQSLQKISNKYGPLMFIQIGSVPSLVISSTDVTKEVFRDHDIVFSGRPALYAANKLLYGCTDITFAPYGEYWKEIRKISTTQLLSPERVASFRAVREEEVSIFIDLIRKASTSMVPINLTEMSLSIINDVICRTAFGKKFVHGGKLRQILQVTQAMVAGARTADMFPWMS from the coding sequence atgattttgaaGAACTACTTATTCTTTCAAGACCAACTACTTACAACAAAAACTTTCTGCCTAGTGATTCTTCTATTTGTTTTAATAACATTACCTTTGCTGGTATTGCTGAGAAGAAAGAATGGTGGAAGAGATCAAGGAGGTTGGAGATTACCTCCAGGTCCTAATAGGCTTCCTCTCATTGGAAACCTACACCAGCTGGGCGACATGACATCTCAATCACTTCAGAAGATTTCTAATAAATATGGACCTTTGATGTTTATCCAAATAGGCTCAGTTCCTTCTTTGGTGATCTCATCTACAGATGTAACAAAAGAAGTCTTCAGAGATCATGATATCGTGTTTTCTGGTAGACCTGCTTTGTATGCTGCCAACAAGCTGTTATATGGGTGCACTGATATAACATTTGCTCCTTATGGTGAGTACTGGAAAGAAATTAGAAAGATTTCAACAACACAACTGTTGAGTCCAGAAAGAGTTGCATCGTTTCGAGCTGTTAGGGAAGAGGAAGTGTCTATTTTCATTGATCTCATCCGCAAAGCTTCTACTTCTATGGTTCCCATTAATCTAACTGAGATGTCATTGTCTATCATAAACGATGTTATCTGTCGAACTGCTTTTGGTAAAAAATTCGTACATGGAGGTAAGCTTCGTCAAATTCTTCAAGTAACTCAAGCCATGGTTGCTGGAGCCAGGACTGCAGATATGTTCCCATGGATGAGTTAG